From Aspergillus fumigatus Af293 chromosome 3, whole genome shotgun sequence, a single genomic window includes:
- a CDS encoding VIT1/CCC1 transporter family protein encodes MSLSSIKGLLSNYSPVSESLDLEKIYHYPLRNASEDLESASGSEANKPIQREGGEKKESKIIDGRTVSDAIIGLSDGLTVPFALTAGLSALGDTKVVVFGGLAELIAGAISMGLGGYLGAKSEEESYRATLKETRNKVVADPSATTETISEIFAPYDLPSELVSQLTDHLSASPMLPSFLMNFHHTLPEPSGSRALICALTIALGYFIGGFVPLLPYFFVGPHDAFIALRWSIATMAIALFLFGYGKTCFVSGWRGRQNIRRGFIGGMQMVLVGGVAAGSAMGLVKGFQLLASIGEGHGEQ; translated from the exons ATGTCTCTCAGTTCCATTAAAGGATTGCTCTCCAACTACTCGCCAGTGAGCGAGTCGCtggacttggagaagatatATCACTACCCACTTCGAAATGCATCCGAAGATCTGGAATCTGCCAGCGGGAGTGAAGCAAACAAGCCAATTCAAAGGGAAGgtggagagaagaaagagtcTAAAATCATCGATGGGCGGACAGTTTCAGATGCAATTATCGGTCTATCGGATGGCTTAACGGTCCCTTTTGCTCTCACTGCGGGATTGTCTGCCCTGGGAGATACGAAAGTGGTTGTCTTCGGCGGTCTTGCAGAGCTTATTGCTGGAGCTATTTCTATGGGACTGGGTGGATATTTAGGCGCAAAGAGTGAAGA GGAATCTTACCGAGCTACTCTCAAAGAGACTCGAAACAAAGTTGTTGCAGACCCATCCGCTACAACAGAGACCATCTCCGAAATCTTTGCGCCTTACGACCTCCCATCTGAACTCGTCTCACAACTCACCGATCACCTGTCTGCCTCTCCCATGCTCCCTTCGTTTCTTATGAACTTCCACCACACACTTCCTGAACCGTCCGGCTCCCGAGCACTCATCTGCGCTTTGACCATCGCGTTAGGTTACTTCATTGGGGGTTTCGTGCCGCTTCTTCCTTACTTCTTCGTCGGACCGCACGACGCATTCATTGCGCTGCGCTGGTCCATTGCCACCATGGCTATAGCACTGTTTCTCTTCGGGTACGGGAAGACGTGCTTCGTGAGCGGTTGGAGGGGGAGACAGAATATCCGACGAGGGTTCATCGGCGGTATGCAAATGGTCCTTGTGGGGGGTGTCGCAGCCGGGTCAGCAATGGGACTCGTCAAAGGATTCCAACTGCTCGCATCCATCGGCGAGGGTCATGGCGAGCAATAA
- the aurA gene encoding phosphatase PAP2 family protein, with amino-acid sequence MNTTLPSWKDRTQNQFGKLQIQVPWRTIQLLVPHRMRRKIRSKLRSRISPTSSISSLQTSFSPVDTLRSLQSHRWTLYDFQYLLLLIVGIFSLSVMESPGPLAKTAAFTLLLISLLLPITRQFFLPFLPIAGWLIFFYACQFIPSDWRPAIWVRVLPALENILYGANISNILSAHQNVVLDVLAWLPYGICHYGAPFVCSAIMFIFGPPGTVPLFARTFGYISMAAVTIQLFFPCSPPWYENLYGLAPADYSMPGNPAGLARIDELFGIDLYTSGFRQSPVVFGAFPSLHAADSTLAALFMSQVFPRLKPLFVIYTLWMWWATMYLSHHYAVDLVGGGLLATVAFYFAKTRFMPRVQNDKMFRWDYDYVEYGDSALDYGYGPASFEGEFNLDSDEWTVGSSSSISSGSLSPVDDHYSWEGETLASPATDIESGRHF; translated from the exons ATGAATACCACCCTTCCATCCTGGAAGGATCGGACGCAAAACCAGTTCGGCAAGCTCCAGATCCAAGTCCCATGGCGCACCATACAACTTCTCGTGCCGCACCGTATGCGACGGAAGATTCGGTCCAAGCTGCGCAGTCGGATCTCGCCTACCTCATCGATATCCTCGTTGCAGACGTCATTCTCACCTGTCGATACACTCAGGTCGCTGCAAAGTCATAGATGGACGCTCTATGACTTTCAGTATCTTTTGCTGCTGATTGTCGGCATATTCTCGCTGAGCGTTATGGAATCACCTGGACCATTGGCAAAGACCGCCGCGTTTACGCTACTTCtcatctctctccttctcccgaTTACGCGCCAgttcttcttgccattcctCCCGATTGCAGGATGGCTTATATTTTTCTACGCTTGCCA GTTCATCCCGAGCGACTGGCGCCCTGCAATCTGGGTTCGCGTGCTGCCGGCTCTGGAAAACATTCTCTACGGTGCTAATATCAGTAACATCCTTTCCGCTCACCAAAATGTGGTGCTTGACGTTTTGGCGTGGCTTCCCTACGGAATCTGCCATTATGGCGCGCCATTTGTGTGCTCAGCGATCATGTTCATCTTTGGTCCTCCCGGCACCGTCCCCCTTTTCGCTCGAACTTTTGGATACATCAGCATGGCTGCAGTCACCATTCAGCTGTTTTTCCCCTGCTCTCCTCCGTGGTACGAAAATCTGTATGGTTTGGCTCCGGCTGATTACTCCATGCCGGGTAATCCTGCGGGCCTTGCTCGCATCGATGAGCTTTTTGGGATAGACTTGTACACATCGGGCTTCAGACAATCTCCCGTCGTGTTTGGCGCATTTCCTTCCCTACATGCCGCTGATTCGACACTTGCAGCTCTATTTATGAGCCAAGTGTTCCCACGGTTGAAGCCCTTGTTTGTCATCTATACTCTCTGGATGTGGTGGGCTACAATGTATCTTTCGCACCACTACGCTGTTGATCTGGTCGGTGGTGGCCTCTTGGCAACTGTCGCGTTCTACTTTGCTAAAACGCGGTTCATGCCTCGCGTCCAGAATGATAAGATGTTCCGCTGGGACTACGATTATGTTGAGTACGGCGATTCCGCACTCGACTATGGGTACGGTCCAGCCAGCTTCGAAGGCGAATTCAACCTTGATAGCGATGAGTGGACCGTTGGTTCTTCGTCATCCATTTCGTCCGGCTCCCTCAGTCCAGTTGACGACCACTACTCTTGGGAGGGCGAGACTCTTGCCTCTCCTGCCACCGACATCGAGTCTGGAAGGCATTTCTGA